One window from the genome of Saimiri boliviensis isolate mSaiBol1 chromosome 2, mSaiBol1.pri, whole genome shotgun sequence encodes:
- the TPM1 gene encoding tropomyosin alpha-1 chain isoform X25 yields MDAIKKKMQMLKLDKENALDRAEQAEADKKAAEDRSKQLEEDIAAKEKLLRVSEDERDRVLEELHKAEDSLLAAEEAAAKLEDELVSLQKKLKGTEDELDKYSEALKDAQEKLELAEKKATDAEADVASLNRRIQLVEEELDRAQERLATALQKLEEAEKAADESERGMKVIESRAQKDEEKMEIQEIQLKEAKHIAEDADRKYEEVARKLVIIESDLERAEERAELSEGQVRQLEEQLRIMDQTLKALMAAEDKYSQKEDKYEEEIKVLSDKLKEAETRAEFAERSVTKLEKSIDDLEDELYAQKLKYKAISEELDHALNDMTSM; encoded by the exons ATGGACGCCATCAAGAAGAAGATGCAGATGCTGAAGCTCGACAAGGAGAACGCCTTGGATCGAGCTGAGCAGGCGGAGGCCGACAAGAAGGCGGCGGAAGACAGGAGCAAGCAG CTCGAGGAGGACATCGCGGCCAAGGAGAAGCTGCTGCGGGTGTCGGAGGACGAGCGGGACCGGGTGCTGGAGGAGCTGCACAAGGCGGAGGACAGCCTCCTGGCCGCCGAGGAGGCCGCCGCCAAG CTGGAAGATGAGCTGGTGTCGCTGCAAAAGAAACTCAAGGGCACCGAAGATGAACTGGACAAATACTCTGAGGCTCTCAAAGATGCCCAGGAGAAGCTGGAGCTGGCAGAGAAAAAGGCCACCGAT GCTGAAGCCGACGTAGCTTCTCTGAACAGACGCATCCAGCTGGTTGAGGAAGAGTTGGATCGTGCCCAGGAGCGTCTGGCAACAGCTTTGCAGAAGCTGGAGGAAGCTGAGAAGGCAGCAGATGAGAGTGAGAG AGGCATGAAAGTCATTGAAAGTCGAGCccaaaaggatgaagaaaaaatggaaattcagGAGATCCAACTGAAAGAGGCCAAGCACATTGCTGAAGATGCCGACCGCAAATATGAAGAG GTGGCCCGTAAGCTCGTCATCATTGAGAGCGACCTGGAGCGTGCAGAGGAGCGGGCTGAGCTCTCAGAAGG CCAAGTCCGACAGCTGGAAGAACAATTAAGAATAATGGATCAGACCTTGAAAGCATTAATGGCTGCAGAGGATAAG TACTCGCAGAAGGAAGACAAATATGAGGAAGAGATCAAGGTCCTTTCCGACAAGCTGAAGGAG GCTGAGACTCGGGCTGAGTTTGCGGAGAGGTCAGTAACTAAATTGGAGAAAAGCATTGATGACTTAGAAG ACGAGCTGTACGCTCAGAAACTGAAGTACAAAGCCATCAGCGAGGAGCTGGACCACGCTCTCAACGATATGACTTCCATGTAA
- the TPM1 gene encoding tropomyosin alpha-1 chain isoform X26, which produces MDAIKKKMQMLKLDKENALDRAEQAEADKKAAEDRSKQLEEDIAAKEKLLRVSEDERDRVLEELHKAEDSLLAAEEAAAKLEDELVSLQKKLKGTEDELDKYSEALKDAQEKLELAEKKATDAEADVASLNRRIQLVEEELDRAQERLATALQKLEEAEKAADESERGMKVIESRAQKDEEKMEIQEIQLKEAKHIAEDADRKYEEVARKLVIIESDLERAEERAELSEGKCAELEEELKTVTNNLKSLEAQAEKYSQKEDKYEEEIKVLSDKLKEAETRAEFAERSVTKLEKSIDDLEDELYAQKLKYKAISEELDHALNDMTSM; this is translated from the exons ATGGACGCCATCAAGAAGAAGATGCAGATGCTGAAGCTCGACAAGGAGAACGCCTTGGATCGAGCTGAGCAGGCGGAGGCCGACAAGAAGGCGGCGGAAGACAGGAGCAAGCAG CTCGAGGAGGACATCGCGGCCAAGGAGAAGCTGCTGCGGGTGTCGGAGGACGAGCGGGACCGGGTGCTGGAGGAGCTGCACAAGGCGGAGGACAGCCTCCTGGCCGCCGAGGAGGCCGCCGCCAAG CTGGAAGATGAGCTGGTGTCGCTGCAAAAGAAACTCAAGGGCACCGAAGATGAACTGGACAAATACTCTGAGGCTCTCAAAGATGCCCAGGAGAAGCTGGAGCTGGCAGAGAAAAAGGCCACCGAT GCTGAAGCCGACGTAGCTTCTCTGAACAGACGCATCCAGCTGGTTGAGGAAGAGTTGGATCGTGCCCAGGAGCGTCTGGCAACAGCTTTGCAGAAGCTGGAGGAAGCTGAGAAGGCAGCAGATGAGAGTGAGAG AGGCATGAAAGTCATTGAAAGTCGAGCccaaaaggatgaagaaaaaatggaaattcagGAGATCCAACTGAAAGAGGCCAAGCACATTGCTGAAGATGCCGACCGCAAATATGAAGAG GTGGCCCGTAAGCTCGTCATCATTGAGAGCGACCTGGAGCGTGCAGAGGAGCGGGCTGAGCTCTCAGAAGG CAAATGTGCCGAGCTTGAAGAAGAATTGAAAACTGTGACGAACAACTTGAAGTCACTGGAGGCTCAGGCTGAGAAG TACTCGCAGAAGGAAGACAAATATGAGGAAGAGATCAAGGTCCTTTCCGACAAGCTGAAGGAG GCTGAGACTCGGGCTGAGTTTGCGGAGAGGTCAGTAACTAAATTGGAGAAAAGCATTGATGACTTAGAAG ACGAGCTGTACGCTCAGAAACTGAAGTACAAAGCCATCAGCGAGGAGCTGGACCACGCTCTCAACGATATGACTTCCATGTAA